CTGCGCGCCGAGCACCCGACGGCCGTCGGCGATGTCGCGGTCGATCGCGTGGACGACCTGCTCGAGGGCGTCGACGGATTCCCGCCGGGCGACGTGCTGCGCCTGTGGCTCACCGACGGGTCGCGCGTCATCGTCCGACCGAGCGGAACCGAGCCCAAGCTCAAGCTCTACCTCGATGTGCGCGGCGATTCGGCCGACGACGCCCGCGGGCGGATCGCTGCACTGTCGGCGGGAGCCCGGCAGCTGCTCGAGGCGCTCGGCTGACTCTTCTGCACGCGCCTCGGGATGTCCGGGGCGCGTGCTAGCGTGACGCCGCACGCCATCCGAGCGTGTCCCGAGGTGTTCTGGAACAGAGGCGGCGATGAGCGACGACGTGAGTGCGGACGCCCGTGAAACGGCATCCGATCCCCCGCGCTGGCTGCGGAACACGATCCTGTTCCTCGGCGGGCAGACCGCGAGTCTCTTCGGGTCGATGCTCGTGCAGTACACGGTGTTCTGGTACCTCACGATCACCTACCAGTCGGGCCTCATCATGGCCCTCGCCGCGCTCTTCGGTTTCCTGCCGCAAGCGATCGTCTCGATCTTCGGCGGCGTCTGGGCCGACCGGCATAACCGCAAGTTCCTGATCATGGGAGCCGACGCGGCGATCGCCGCGACGACGCTCGCACTCGCCATCGTCATGCTGACGGGCTACGCCGAGGTATGGCTGATCTTCCTGACGATGGCGATCCGTTCGGCGGGCGCCGGCATCCAGACACCCGCTGTCTCCGCGCTCCTCCCCCAGATCGTGCCCACCCGGAACCTCATCCGGGTCAACGGCGTGAACGGCTCGATCCAATCCGCGATGGCACTTCTCGCTCCCGCGGTCGGCGGGGCGGTCTTCGCCTGGGCCTCCGCCGCCTACGACGGGTCCGCGGCGGCGCTCATCCCCATCTTCTTCATCGACGTCGTCACCGCGATCATCGGGATCGGGCTGCTCGCACTCGTGCCCGTGCAAGCCGTCCGAACCGCCGCCGACGCGCAGACCGGCTACTTCGCAGACCTCGTCGACGGCGTGCGCTACATCGCGCATCACGGGTTCGTCCGGTGGCTTCTCATCGTCTTCGCGATCGTGTTCGTGCTGACGGTCGCCCCCTCGAACCTGACGCCGCTCATGCTCGTGCGAACCTTCCCGGCAGGAGAGACCCAGAACGTCGTGAACCTCGCCGTGCTGGAGGTGTCGTTCAGCATCGGAATGGTCCTCGGCGGCATCCTGATCGCGTCGTTCTTCGCTTCGCGGAGCCGCATCGCGCTCATCGTGGTCTCGTCGCTGCTCTTCGGTGCGCTGTCGATCGCGCTCGGTCTGTCCACCAACATCTGGGTCTTCTTCGCCTTCATGTTCCTCGTCGGGCTCGCCGTGCCGTTCTTCTCCACCCCGTCGATGACGCTCCTCCAAGAGACGGTGGAACCCGAGCGGCAGGGCAGAGTCTTCGGATTCCTCGGGATCGTGATGGCTCTCGCGATGCCGATCGGGATGGTCGTGTTCGGTCCACTCGCCGACGTCATGCCCATCGAGATCCTGCTGATCGGGGCGGGGGTCCTGACGTTCATCGTCATCGGGCTGTCCGTCCTGCTCCCCGCCGGACAGCGGGCGATCACGGCCGCGCGCGCCGCCTCGGGTGCCGCAGACCCTGCCGCTGGCGCCGCCGCCGTGGAGAGCGCCATGAACGACGAGAGAGAGTGACCGTGGACGACTTCCCGCGCGAACGGATGCTCCTGGGCGAGCCGATCGCTCTCGAGAACTCGTGGGTGAGACTCGAGCCACTGTCGAATGATCACATCGCGGATCTGGCCGCGGCATCCGTCGGCCTGGAGCATGCCTGGTACACGAGTGTGCCCTCCCCTGACCGAGTGGCGGATGACGTCGCCCAGCGCCTCGCGTGGGTGGCCGAGGGTTCCATGAACGCGTGGGCGGTCCGCCACCTCGAGACCGGGCGGGTCGTCGGGACGACCACGTTCTGCAACATCGATCAAGCGAACCGCCACGTCGAGATCGGGCACACCTGGCTCGGACTCGAGGCCCAGCGCACCGCGGTCAACACCGCGGCCAAGCTGCTGCTCCTCGCGCATGCGTTCGAGGCGTGCGATGCGATCGCGGTGGAGTTCCGCACGCACTGGCACAACCGCCAGTCGCGCGCGGCGATCGCACGGCTCGGGGCGAAGCAGGACGGCGTGCTGCGCAATCACCGTCTCGGCCCCGACGGCACCCTCCGCGACACCGTCGTCTTCTCGATCCTGCCGGGCGAATGGCCCGCCG
This genomic stretch from Microbacterium sp. SLBN-146 harbors:
- a CDS encoding MFS transporter, coding for MSDDVSADARETASDPPRWLRNTILFLGGQTASLFGSMLVQYTVFWYLTITYQSGLIMALAALFGFLPQAIVSIFGGVWADRHNRKFLIMGADAAIAATTLALAIVMLTGYAEVWLIFLTMAIRSAGAGIQTPAVSALLPQIVPTRNLIRVNGVNGSIQSAMALLAPAVGGAVFAWASAAYDGSAAALIPIFFIDVVTAIIGIGLLALVPVQAVRTAADAQTGYFADLVDGVRYIAHHGFVRWLLIVFAIVFVLTVAPSNLTPLMLVRTFPAGETQNVVNLAVLEVSFSIGMVLGGILIASFFASRSRIALIVVSSLLFGALSIALGLSTNIWVFFAFMFLVGLAVPFFSTPSMTLLQETVEPERQGRVFGFLGIVMALAMPIGMVVFGPLADVMPIEILLIGAGVLTFIVIGLSVLLPAGQRAITAARAASGAADPAAGAAAVESAMNDERE
- a CDS encoding GNAT family N-acetyltransferase; translated protein: MLLGEPIALENSWVRLEPLSNDHIADLAAASVGLEHAWYTSVPSPDRVADDVAQRLAWVAEGSMNAWAVRHLETGRVVGTTTFCNIDQANRHVEIGHTWLGLEAQRTAVNTAAKLLLLAHAFEACDAIAVEFRTHWHNRQSRAAIARLGAKQDGVLRNHRLGPDGTLRDTVVFSILPGEWPAVRLGLESRLRRG